Proteins from a single region of Caloramator sp. E03:
- a CDS encoding sugar phosphate isomerase/epimerase family protein, whose translation MSNIKLGISLYCFTNEYIKGIYTLEDCIKTAAELGAEGYEIVATQMIPSYPYVNEKFLGEIKAMSAAYGIKPICYAANTDKGLRCDRNLTDDEILTSTINDIKSAHKLGCKIMRVQYLLSPEVMAKLAPYAEEYGIKIGVEMHNPETPSSEAMQKYLEVFEKTGSKYIGFIPDLGCFATKPNKPHWDEAIAKGAPVELLEMAAQMRYDGVPRNEARERLIKAGANGAVLGCFEAMNGFVTFYKEPDLEGLKKVMPYCIHFHGKFHYIYDNLEEASIPYDKVLPVIKDSDFEGYIMSEYEDHISGRAVEMTKKHLLMERKILFGE comes from the coding sequence ATGAGTAATATTAAATTAGGAATTTCGTTATATTGTTTTACAAATGAATATATTAAAGGAATATATACATTAGAAGATTGTATTAAAACTGCAGCTGAATTGGGTGCTGAAGGTTATGAAATTGTTGCAACTCAAATGATACCTTCATATCCTTATGTCAATGAAAAGTTTTTAGGGGAAATAAAAGCAATGTCTGCAGCTTATGGAATTAAGCCTATATGTTATGCAGCAAATACTGATAAAGGTTTAAGATGCGATAGAAACCTAACAGATGATGAAATTTTAACATCAACAATTAATGATATAAAGAGTGCACATAAATTAGGCTGTAAGATAATGAGAGTTCAGTATTTACTATCCCCAGAGGTTATGGCTAAATTAGCACCCTATGCAGAGGAATATGGTATTAAAATTGGTGTAGAGATGCACAATCCAGAAACTCCATCTAGCGAGGCTATGCAAAAGTATTTAGAGGTATTTGAAAAAACGGGTTCAAAATATATTGGCTTTATACCAGACCTTGGATGCTTTGCAACTAAACCTAATAAACCTCATTGGGATGAGGCAATTGCTAAAGGAGCCCCTGTTGAGCTGTTAGAAATGGCTGCCCAGATGAGATATGATGGAGTACCAAGAAATGAAGCAAGGGAAAGGCTTATAAAAGCAGGTGCAAATGGAGCAGTGCTAGGCTGCTTTGAAGCTATGAACGGATTTGTTACATTCTATAAAGAGCCTGACTTAGAAGGACTAAAGAAAGTTATGCCCTATTGTATTCATTTTCATGGTAAGTTCCATTATATTTACGATAATCTTGAAGAGGCAAGTATTCCTTATGATAAGGTTCTTCCTGTAATAAAGGATTCAGATTTTGAAGGATATATTATGTCAGAATATGAGGATCATATATCAGGAAGAGCAGTAGAAATGACAAAGAAGCATCTTTTAATGGAAAGAAAAATACTATTTGGAGAATAA
- the arsB gene encoding ACR3 family arsenite efflux transporter — protein sequence MSNNKATKGSNGLGFFEKYLTLWVAVCIIVGVGIGQLIPAIPKTLSKFEYANVSIPVAILIWLMIYPMMLKIDFSSIMRVTKKPKGLIVTCVTNWLIKPFTMYLIAAFFLKVVFRRWIGPDLATEYLAGAVLLGAAPCTAMVFVWSYLTKGDPAYTLVQVAVNDLIILFAFTPIVAFLLGVSNVSVPYDTLVLSTVLFVVIPLVGGYLTRRNIIKNKGKGYFENVFLKKFDNVTVAGLLLTLIIIFSFQGEIILSNPLHILLIAIPLIIQTFLIFFIAYGWANIWKLPHDIAAPAGMIGASNFFELAVAVAISLFGLDSGAALATVVGVLVEVPVMLTLVRIANNTRHWFR from the coding sequence TTGAGTAACAATAAAGCAACAAAAGGAAGCAATGGATTAGGTTTTTTTGAAAAATACCTTACACTATGGGTTGCAGTATGTATTATAGTAGGAGTTGGCATAGGACAATTGATTCCTGCAATTCCTAAAACTTTAAGCAAATTTGAATATGCTAATGTATCAATTCCCGTTGCCATTCTTATATGGCTTATGATATACCCTATGATGCTAAAAATTGATTTTTCAAGCATTATGAGGGTAACAAAGAAACCAAAGGGGCTTATAGTTACCTGTGTGACGAACTGGCTTATCAAGCCTTTTACAATGTATCTTATAGCAGCGTTTTTCTTAAAAGTAGTATTCAGAAGGTGGATTGGCCCAGATTTGGCAACAGAGTATTTGGCAGGTGCAGTATTATTAGGAGCAGCACCATGTACTGCTATGGTGTTTGTATGGAGTTATCTAACCAAAGGCGATCCAGCTTATACATTAGTTCAGGTAGCAGTTAATGACTTAATTATATTATTTGCATTTACACCAATTGTAGCATTTCTATTAGGTGTAAGTAATGTAAGTGTTCCTTATGACACGCTGGTATTATCTACAGTCCTATTTGTTGTAATTCCTTTGGTTGGAGGATACCTTACAAGAAGAAATATCATAAAAAATAAGGGGAAAGGGTATTTTGAAAATGTTTTTCTCAAAAAGTTTGATAATGTAACTGTTGCAGGATTACTTCTAACTTTAATAATTATTTTTTCTTTCCAGGGGGAAATTATTTTAAGTAATCCTTTGCATATCTTATTAATTGCTATACCATTAATTATCCAGACATTTTTAATTTTCTTTATCGCTTATGGATGGGCAAATATATGGAAGCTTCCACATGATATAGCAGCCCCTGCAGGAATGATTGGAGCAAGTAACTTCTTTGAACTTGCTGTTGCAGTTGCAATTTCACTCTTTGGGCTTGACTCAGGAGCTGCTCTTGCAACAGTTGTAGGGGTTTTGGTTGAAGTTCCAGTGATGCTGACACTTGTTAGAATAGCTAACAATACAAGGCATTGGTTTAGATAA
- a CDS encoding C-glycoside deglycosidase beta subunit domain-containing protein — protein MFDKYLICPYGFRNVISETGNIEGFELKIRIPYYRGVPLSCVDEIKVAISGGIGGETQVFTNDVIRFTVNSGSFMMNEMSTVATKRWNFDEDATLKIYKPGGLVYIDYQVEVWIAIRAPYGKFTGHDKKILVLEEDKYLTVKE, from the coding sequence ATGTTTGATAAATATCTAATCTGCCCTTATGGTTTTCGTAACGTTATATCTGAAACGGGAAATATAGAAGGTTTTGAGCTTAAAATAAGAATTCCTTATTATAGAGGGGTTCCACTATCTTGTGTTGATGAAATAAAGGTAGCAATAAGTGGTGGAATCGGAGGAGAAACTCAGGTTTTTACAAATGATGTTATACGCTTTACTGTAAATAGTGGAAGTTTTATGATGAATGAAATGTCTACAGTAGCTACAAAGAGATGGAACTTTGATGAAGATGCAACTTTAAAAATCTATAAACCTGGTGGACTGGTTTATATTGATTATCAAGTAGAGGTATGGATTGCAATTCGTGCTCCTTATGGCAAGTTTACAGGACATGATAAAAAGATATTAGTTTTGGAAGAAGATAAATATTTAACAGTTAAAGAGTAA
- a CDS encoding ArsR/SmtB family transcription factor, with amino-acid sequence MEIFKALGDENRIRILNLLIKQELCVCEIEAVLNMTQSNVSRHLNKLKNAGIITSEKKSQWVYYKIDNKFIKENNLLYEFLKIKIDEDKQWLKDAERLKAYKSSNLGCEQLRKDN; translated from the coding sequence ATGGAAATTTTTAAAGCATTAGGGGATGAAAACCGGATTAGAATATTAAATTTGTTAATAAAACAGGAACTTTGTGTATGTGAGATAGAAGCAGTATTAAATATGACTCAGTCCAATGTTTCAAGACACCTGAACAAATTAAAAAATGCAGGTATTATAACCAGTGAAAAGAAATCACAGTGGGTTTACTATAAGATAGATAACAAATTTATTAAAGAAAATAATTTACTATATGAATTCCTAAAAATAAAAATTGATGAAGATAAGCAATGGCTAAAGGATGCAGAAAGATTAAAAGCATATAAAAGCAGTAACTTGGGCTGTGAACAATTGAGAAAAGATAATTAG
- a CDS encoding arsenate reductase ArsC, with the protein MKKKVAFVCVHNSCRSQMAEGWAKKLGSDVLEAYSAGTENYHEVKPLAVKVMEEAGVDMSSHHPKLLSDIPAKVDILITMGCNVECPYVPCKHREDWGLTDPSGGPIEDYRKTRDIIKKKVEDLIQRVKNNQI; encoded by the coding sequence ATGAAAAAAAAGGTTGCATTTGTATGTGTCCATAACTCCTGTAGATCTCAAATGGCAGAAGGATGGGCAAAGAAATTAGGAAGTGATGTACTAGAAGCATATTCTGCAGGAACGGAAAATTACCATGAAGTAAAACCATTGGCAGTAAAGGTAATGGAAGAAGCAGGAGTTGATATGAGCAGTCATCATCCAAAACTATTAAGTGATATTCCTGCAAAGGTAGATATCTTAATAACGATGGGGTGCAATGTTGAATGCCCTTATGTTCCATGCAAACACAGGGAAGATTGGGGGCTTACTGACCCATCAGGTGGCCCAATAGAAGATTATAGAAAAACAAGGGATATTATTAAGAAAAAAGTTGAGGATTTAATACAGAGAGTAAAAAATAACCAGATTTAA
- a CDS encoding sugar phosphate isomerase/epimerase family protein, with the protein MKLGFVSAILPDLTFEQVIDFASENGFSCVEMMCWPVGKAERRYAGVTHIDVTDMTKEKASYINNYAKSKGVTISALGYYPNPLDPDLEKRIFYIEHIKRLIKAANMLGINTVTTFIGRDKTKTVEENLQIFKEVWIPIVKFAEENNVKIAIENCPMLFTYDEWPGGLNLATTPSIWRRMFELIPSANFGLNYDPSHFVWQQIDYIKPVYEFSKRIFHVHFKDIKVYKDKLDQVGIMATPLEYISPKIPGLGDVNWGKFVSALTDIRYTGPACIEIEDKAFEDSLESVKKSIIISRNYMKQFIV; encoded by the coding sequence GTGAAATTAGGTTTTGTAAGTGCTATATTACCGGATTTGACTTTTGAGCAAGTGATAGATTTTGCATCAGAAAATGGATTTTCCTGTGTAGAAATGATGTGCTGGCCGGTTGGTAAAGCTGAAAGAAGATACGCAGGTGTTACCCATATAGATGTTACAGATATGACTAAAGAAAAAGCGTCATATATAAATAACTATGCAAAATCAAAAGGTGTTACAATTTCAGCTTTAGGATATTATCCAAATCCATTAGATCCTGATTTAGAGAAAAGGATATTTTATATCGAACATATAAAAAGATTAATAAAGGCTGCAAATATGCTTGGAATAAATACTGTAACTACATTTATCGGCAGAGATAAAACCAAAACTGTAGAAGAGAACCTTCAAATATTTAAAGAGGTTTGGATTCCTATAGTTAAATTTGCAGAAGAAAATAATGTAAAAATTGCAATTGAAAATTGTCCTATGCTTTTTACATACGATGAATGGCCGGGGGGGTTAAATCTTGCAACAACTCCAAGTATATGGAGAAGAATGTTTGAGTTAATCCCAAGTGCAAATTTTGGGCTAAATTATGATCCATCCCACTTTGTATGGCAGCAAATAGATTATATAAAGCCTGTATATGAATTTAGCAAAAGGATATTCCATGTTCATTTTAAAGATATAAAAGTTTATAAGGATAAATTAGACCAGGTAGGCATTATGGCAACGCCACTTGAATATATTTCTCCAAAGATTCCAGGTCTTGGGGATGTGAATTGGGGTAAGTTTGTTTCGGCTTTAACTGATATAAGATATACCGGACCAGCATGCATAGAAATAGAGGATAAGGCCTTTGAAGATTCTTTAGAGTCAGTTAAAAAATCAATAATTATAAGCAGAAATTATATGAAACAATTTATTGTTTAA
- a CDS encoding GH39 family glycosyl hydrolase: MNNKLSKKDSVYGLPVKAYLNNIRRISTNIQKNIEFIFVLKGELNIVINNKSYKLTETDVLLINNGDVYEINGIKENLVLLLHIDYDFFNKVAKKGESLYLCNSCLDKDKNYESIRKILVKIMLEYSKREDSYELQIMSLLYKLIYLLNKNFLIIDSNKTCSLEVQSNKYNERINNILKYIKQNYNQQISLCDVAKSQYLTPEYLSKFFKTQMNITFTKYLNEFRLAQAVKELIQTDNSVTKIAMQNGFPNLAAFNKIFKEKFNVTPAEYRNQIRKKQTFIDESEKLYSETINVEYDKAIEHLEEYINVDEELNIKDKEKDSMISNNIVVDVNTVKGEQINHSWNNMINLGYAPDGLRFDFQQHLIEIQNTLKFKYARFQGIFSDEMLFDTDQNERDFEYNFTKIDKLIDFLYSIEMKPFIELGNKAKVLNLTPDKILYYKNPSINNGGKEYFNLLKKFVEHCISRYGIDEVSQWYFEIWKEGDKNYVIWDGNFSKYIDFFENCYNVIKQLVPNAKVGGPGMNPETNLNFMPELLKQWEKREVRPDFFSVVLYPYDIVEEKKSDIENNLLRLISSTDRDFHKFYLDKVLKILKASGSLIPEVHVTEWNCSISHRHPANDTTFKGSYIIKSVIDTLDITNSFGYWFCSDLSGELKDSKTLLYGDMGLISKDGIRKPGFYAFWMLKKLGNVLVGKGDGYVITRKSSYKYEIITYNYKHFDYFYCLNEEISVSIDRYYSIFEDYQNLYLNIYLKGIRSGHYRVKKYTLNRRHGSILDEWIKMNGINNLRKDEINYLKQICVPKQTIFYVECKDELKIESILEPHEVNLYEIEYEYK, encoded by the coding sequence ATGAATAATAAATTAAGTAAGAAAGATAGTGTTTATGGATTGCCAGTTAAAGCATATTTAAATAATATAAGAAGGATATCTACCAATATTCAAAAAAATATTGAATTTATATTTGTATTAAAGGGAGAACTAAATATAGTTATAAATAATAAATCTTATAAATTAACTGAAACTGATGTCCTTTTAATTAACAATGGTGACGTTTATGAAATAAATGGTATAAAGGAAAACCTTGTTTTATTATTGCATATTGATTATGATTTTTTTAATAAAGTAGCAAAAAAAGGAGAAAGCCTTTATTTATGTAATTCTTGTTTAGATAAGGATAAAAATTATGAAAGCATAAGGAAGATATTAGTTAAAATTATGCTTGAGTATTCAAAAAGAGAAGATAGCTATGAGCTTCAAATCATGTCTTTGTTGTACAAGCTTATTTATTTATTGAATAAGAATTTTTTAATTATAGATTCAAATAAAACATGTTCTTTAGAAGTGCAAAGCAATAAATATAATGAACGTATAAACAATATTTTAAAATATATTAAGCAAAACTATAATCAGCAGATTTCTCTTTGTGATGTGGCAAAATCACAATATTTAACTCCTGAATATTTATCAAAGTTTTTTAAAACTCAAATGAATATAACATTTACAAAGTATTTAAATGAATTTAGGTTAGCTCAGGCAGTAAAGGAATTAATTCAAACAGATAATTCAGTTACAAAGATTGCAATGCAGAATGGATTTCCTAATTTAGCTGCATTTAATAAAATTTTCAAGGAAAAGTTTAATGTTACTCCAGCAGAGTACAGAAATCAGATAAGAAAAAAACAAACATTTATAGATGAGAGTGAAAAGTTATATTCAGAAACTATAAATGTTGAGTATGATAAAGCTATTGAGCATCTAGAAGAATACATTAATGTAGATGAAGAATTGAATATCAAAGATAAAGAAAAGGATTCAATGATTAGTAATAATATAGTTGTTGATGTAAATACAGTAAAAGGTGAGCAAATTAATCATTCATGGAATAATATGATAAACTTAGGTTATGCACCTGATGGGTTAAGATTTGACTTTCAGCAGCATTTAATTGAAATACAAAATACTTTGAAATTTAAATATGCAAGATTCCAAGGTATTTTTAGTGATGAAATGCTTTTTGATACAGATCAGAATGAGAGAGACTTTGAATATAATTTTACAAAAATAGATAAGCTGATTGACTTTTTATATAGTATTGAAATGAAACCATTTATAGAGCTTGGTAATAAGGCTAAAGTATTAAATTTGACACCGGATAAGATTTTATATTACAAAAATCCGTCAATTAATAATGGAGGTAAAGAATATTTTAATTTGCTAAAGAAGTTTGTTGAGCATTGCATAAGCAGATATGGTATAGATGAAGTATCTCAATGGTATTTTGAAATTTGGAAGGAAGGAGATAAGAATTATGTTATATGGGATGGCAACTTTAGTAAATATATTGATTTTTTTGAAAATTGTTACAATGTAATAAAACAGTTAGTCCCTAATGCTAAAGTTGGAGGACCGGGTATGAATCCGGAAACAAATTTAAATTTTATGCCAGAGCTATTAAAACAGTGGGAAAAAAGAGAAGTAAGGCCTGATTTTTTTTCGGTGGTTTTATATCCTTATGATATAGTTGAGGAGAAAAAATCTGATATTGAAAATAACTTATTAAGGCTTATATCTTCAACTGATAGGGATTTTCATAAGTTTTACTTAGATAAGGTACTTAAAATTTTAAAGGCATCAGGAAGCTTAATTCCTGAAGTACATGTTACTGAATGGAATTGCAGTATTTCACATCGCCATCCTGCTAATGATACTACATTTAAAGGCTCATATATAATAAAAAGCGTTATTGATACGCTGGATATTACAAATAGTTTTGGGTATTGGTTCTGTTCAGATCTTTCAGGAGAGCTAAAGGATTCAAAAACATTGCTGTATGGTGATATGGGGCTTATAAGTAAAGATGGAATAAGAAAACCTGGGTTCTATGCTTTTTGGATGTTAAAAAAATTAGGAAATGTACTTGTAGGTAAAGGTGATGGTTATGTTATTACAAGAAAATCTTCATATAAATATGAGATTATAACCTATAACTATAAACATTTTGATTATTTTTATTGTTTAAATGAAGAGATATCTGTAAGTATTGACAGGTATTATAGTATTTTTGAAGACTACCAAAATTTATATTTGAATATTTATTTAAAAGGAATAAGGAGTGGTCACTACAGGGTAAAAAAGTATACCCTCAATAGAAGGCATGGAAGTATTTTAGATGAATGGATTAAAATGAATGGGATTAACAATCTCAGGAAGGATGAAATTAATTATTTAAAACAGATTTGTGTACCTAAGCAAACTATTTTCTATGTAGAATGTAAAGATGAATTAAAAATAGAAAGTATACTTGAGCCCCATGAAGTGAATTTGTATGAAATTGAATATGAGTATAAATAA
- a CDS encoding MFS transporter, whose amino-acid sequence MNTEIVSKKTSIASEGKLSFITKFSYGIGDFASNLSWSMVSSYLMIFYTDTFGLAPVAVATLFLIARIWDGINDPIMGLIMERTKSKYGRFRPYLLYGPIFLAIANILTFTVPHFSPLGKLIFAYVTYISLDMAYTAVNVPYGALATVMTKDTNERTTLNTFRMFSTNAAAIVIGMVTMPLILKIGNGNMQKGYFWTTVLYSLIAVPMFWLVFKNCKEVIEPPKEQQQITLKESFLCVAKNSQLLCVIIYGFLALSTLFGRLGLVVYYAIYNMKRPDMIAVLMTTVGVTNLISVVFAPYIAKKLEKRKAAIASLLVGAIGLLIVYFSDYNNIPMILIGSVIYGLNGFGAPLMLSMTADCIEYAEWKVGVRAEGTVYATVSLATKFATAFAGSAGALALAAYGYVPNVAQTELAMKGINIVTNLVPALFLLLGIIPMLFYKIDTNFFYKITSEIEARRNKNN is encoded by the coding sequence ATGAATACTGAAATTGTAAGTAAAAAAACAAGTATTGCATCAGAGGGTAAGCTGAGCTTTATAACAAAATTTAGCTATGGAATTGGTGACTTTGCAAGCAATTTAAGCTGGTCAATGGTATCATCTTATTTAATGATATTTTATACAGATACTTTTGGGCTTGCTCCGGTAGCTGTTGCAACACTTTTTTTAATTGCAAGGATATGGGACGGTATTAATGATCCTATAATGGGACTGATTATGGAGCGTACAAAGAGTAAATATGGACGCTTTAGACCGTATTTATTATATGGGCCTATATTTTTAGCGATAGCAAATATACTTACATTTACAGTTCCACACTTTTCTCCATTAGGAAAATTGATATTTGCATACGTTACTTACATATCATTGGATATGGCATATACTGCAGTTAATGTGCCTTATGGAGCTTTAGCAACCGTTATGACAAAGGATACGAATGAAAGAACAACCCTAAATACATTTAGAATGTTTTCTACAAATGCTGCTGCTATAGTTATTGGAATGGTAACAATGCCTTTGATATTAAAAATTGGAAACGGAAATATGCAAAAAGGATATTTTTGGACAACTGTCCTTTATTCGTTGATTGCTGTACCTATGTTCTGGTTAGTATTTAAAAACTGCAAAGAAGTAATAGAACCTCCAAAAGAACAACAACAAATTACATTAAAAGAGTCCTTTTTATGTGTTGCTAAAAATTCACAGCTGCTATGTGTTATAATTTATGGATTTTTAGCTCTATCAACTCTCTTTGGAAGATTAGGATTGGTAGTTTATTATGCTATATATAATATGAAAAGACCAGATATGATAGCTGTTCTTATGACTACTGTTGGAGTAACAAATCTTATTTCTGTTGTTTTTGCACCGTATATTGCAAAGAAATTAGAAAAAAGGAAAGCTGCTATTGCTTCGTTACTTGTAGGAGCTATTGGACTATTGATAGTTTATTTTTCAGATTATAACAATATTCCTATGATATTAATAGGTTCTGTTATATATGGCCTTAATGGCTTTGGTGCTCCTTTAATGCTTAGCATGACAGCAGACTGCATTGAATATGCTGAATGGAAAGTTGGAGTTCGTGCAGAAGGAACAGTATATGCTACTGTAAGCTTGGCTACAAAGTTTGCTACGGCATTTGCAGGAAGTGCAGGGGCACTTGCATTGGCAGCTTATGGATATGTACCTAATGTTGCACAGACAGAATTAGCAATGAAAGGAATAAACATCGTAACTAATTTAGTACCTGCATTATTCTTACTTCTTGGAATAATACCGATGCTATTTTATAAAATTGATACTAACTTCTTTTATAAGATAACAAGTGAAATCGAAGCAAGAAGAAATAAAAATAATTAG
- a CDS encoding NifB/NifX family molybdenum-iron cluster-binding protein has protein sequence MKIAVSSEGKGLNSLLDVRFGRCNYFVIYDTEGEIAKAIENKGQMSGGGAGIAAAQQIIDEDVDVVITGNLGPNAFNLLKNSDIKVYRCGSINVERAIQLFNEGKLDELTQAGPAHAGMGIGAGRGFRGGR, from the coding sequence ATGAAAATTGCAGTTTCTTCAGAGGGTAAGGGCTTAAATAGTTTACTTGATGTAAGGTTCGGAAGGTGTAATTACTTTGTAATCTATGATACTGAAGGGGAGATAGCAAAGGCAATTGAAAATAAAGGCCAAATGTCAGGAGGAGGAGCAGGAATTGCAGCTGCTCAGCAAATTATTGATGAAGATGTAGATGTTGTAATCACTGGGAATTTAGGACCTAATGCTTTTAATCTTTTAAAAAATTCGGATATTAAGGTATACCGATGTGGCAGTATTAATGTTGAAAGGGCTATACAGCTTTTTAATGAAGGCAAGCTGGATGAATTAACACAAGCAGGTCCTGCCCATGCAGGAATGGGTATAGGAGCAGGAAGAGGATTTAGAGGGGGAAGATAG
- a CDS encoding 4Fe-4S binding protein, with amino-acid sequence MNIAILSGKGGTGKTTVSTSLSVITGANYIDCDVEEPNGFIFLNPSQLKKEEVMVDYPIVDKNKCSLCGECVKVCQFNALVKTKKEIMLFEKLCHGCHACGIVCKNGAITFEKRTIGIIEEGHYGSLICKRGVLNVGEPMAVPVIKKLLKDLPKGLNIIDCAPGTSCNVVNSLQYADYAILVTEPSSFGLHDLKMAVQLVRNFNIPFGVIINKYNTGDERIQKYCKEENIKILGIIPYKREAAEVYSSGKMIINLPEYKKIFEDIVKSLREVFPWS; translated from the coding sequence TTGAACATAGCCATATTAAGTGGAAAGGGAGGTACTGGTAAAACAACAGTATCTACCAGTCTTTCCGTTATTACAGGAGCAAATTATATTGACTGTGATGTTGAAGAGCCAAATGGGTTTATATTCTTAAACCCCTCACAATTAAAAAAAGAAGAAGTCATGGTTGATTATCCTATTGTTGATAAAAACAAGTGCAGTTTATGTGGTGAGTGTGTAAAAGTATGCCAATTTAATGCTTTGGTTAAAACAAAGAAAGAAATTATGCTATTTGAAAAACTATGTCATGGATGTCATGCATGTGGGATAGTGTGTAAAAATGGAGCTATAACCTTTGAAAAAAGGACAATAGGAATAATTGAAGAAGGGCACTATGGTAGTTTAATTTGCAAAAGAGGAGTATTGAATGTAGGAGAACCAATGGCAGTACCAGTTATAAAAAAATTATTAAAGGATCTTCCAAAAGGCTTAAATATTATTGATTGTGCCCCGGGGACATCCTGTAATGTAGTAAATTCTCTTCAATATGCAGATTATGCAATATTAGTAACGGAGCCTTCTTCCTTTGGACTTCATGATTTAAAAATGGCAGTGCAGCTTGTAAGAAATTTTAATATTCCATTTGGTGTTATAATAAATAAATATAATACTGGGGATGAGAGAATTCAAAAATACTGTAAAGAAGAAAATATAAAAATATTGGGGATTATACCTTATAAAAGAGAGGCAGCAGAGGTTTATTCTTCAGGTAAAATGATTATAAATCTGCCTGAATATAAAAAAATATTTGAGGATATTGTAAAGAGTTTAAGGGAGGTGTTCCCTTGGAGCTGA
- a CDS encoding sugar phosphate isomerase/epimerase family protein gives MSKIKRGVSLYSYQEEYFHRKMKLEDCIKAVADIGATGVEIIPEQMINEYPNLSEAFIEKWFGWMEKYKLTPTCADVFSESLMFKNRILSDDELVDLMERDLKVAKQLGCFVIRTLCTTPVRIIEKSLPLAEKYNIKIGLEIHAPLNLDSSWFDPYKRLIDKYGSEWFGIIPDMGVFQLRPSQIQAERAVRDGANPKIVEYINKAFEAKADMKKVREDIAKMGANAQDFAWLGSVSRILYTNPEVLKKHKDYIFHIHGKFYNMREDLTDECLDYENVIKVLKEIGYDGYISSEYEGNRTLHDALPVDSVEQVARQHKMLKRLLGEE, from the coding sequence ATGAGTAAAATCAAACGAGGTGTATCTTTATATAGTTACCAAGAGGAATATTTTCATCGTAAAATGAAGCTTGAAGATTGTATTAAAGCAGTTGCTGATATTGGAGCAACTGGTGTTGAAATAATCCCAGAGCAGATGATAAACGAATATCCTAATCTTTCTGAAGCCTTTATTGAAAAATGGTTTGGTTGGATGGAAAAGTACAAGCTAACACCGACCTGTGCCGATGTATTCTCTGAATCACTTATGTTTAAAAATAGGATTTTATCAGATGACGAACTTGTAGACTTAATGGAAAGAGATTTAAAGGTTGCAAAACAGTTAGGATGTTTTGTTATAAGGACTTTATGCACTACTCCTGTAAGAATAATAGAAAAAAGCTTACCATTAGCTGAAAAGTATAATATTAAAATAGGATTGGAAATTCATGCTCCTTTAAATTTAGATTCTTCATGGTTTGATCCTTATAAGCGTTTAATTGACAAGTATGGAAGCGAGTGGTTTGGAATTATTCCTGATATGGGAGTATTCCAATTAAGGCCAAGCCAAATTCAAGCAGAAAGAGCAGTACGCGATGGAGCAAATCCTAAAATTGTAGAATATATAAATAAAGCTTTTGAGGCAAAGGCTGATATGAAAAAAGTAAGGGAAGATATAGCAAAGATGGGGGCAAATGCTCAAGACTTTGCATGGCTTGGCTCAGTATCCCGAATACTATATACTAATCCAGAAGTATTAAAGAAGCATAAGGATTATATTTTCCATATTCATGGTAAATTCTATAATATGCGTGAAGATTTAACCGATGAATGTTTGGATTATGAAAATGTAATAAAAGTTCTAAAAGAAATAGGCTATGATGGATACATTTCAAGTGAATATGAAGGGAACAGGACTCTCCATGATGCTTTACCTGTTGATAGTGTAGAGCAGGTTGCAAGGCAACATAAAATGTTAAAACGATTACTTGGAGAAGAATAA